The following nucleotide sequence is from Apium graveolens cultivar Ventura chromosome 4, ASM990537v1, whole genome shotgun sequence.
ATAATTCCTTGCACACTTGTACTTTTGGTCGAAAATCATGTAAAGGGCCCGGGGCATAGCCAGATATTGGTATTACTGGTATCAAAGTTTTATTAATGTGGGgtctaattttaaaatttaaatacacTTCATAATTTAACCCCCTCTTAAAAGGGTTAATACACCTCTGAACAGGGTTAGGCTTCAAGCTGGAAACATCTACTCTGGTCCTATCTAAAGACAAGGCAACAGGTCGGTGTATACAATTGCATCCaagttctaattaaccatatttCACTGCTATCCTTTTGGCTTTAAACTATACTTGAATCAGACTTGGGTCTGACTTCTAAAGGATCAGTAGACAGGCCAGTAAATTGAACTCACAACCTCACCATCCTCGACTCATATGCTTCTGTGAGACTAGGGAGTTGCAACATCCTACATCAGCCATTTTCTGATTCATCATGATACGACTTGTCCTGAAATAGTGTTCAGTTTAAATTTATCATAAACAAATCCATTTCTAACTCTCTAAATCTCGTAGAAAAAGCTAGAGCGTGCTACATCAAAGGTTTGTACTTTGTACCATGACCTAGGAGTTCCTGGCAAGTGCGGCGGACTTCTATGTCAACTATGCAGCCATAGCTCCCTTTTTAACATCTCTCACCTCATATAAAGCAAGGTACACCTGAGTCCTGTCAGTATCTAAATTTTCATAGCGTCTTTTTGTAGCTACTAGCAAAACTCATCCTTAAGTGATTTACTTCATATCCATTATTCCAAAGTCAAACTCTCTCCTCATACTCTTCCTTGAGTGCTGTTCTTCATAATGCACTTGCTAGTAATATTTTCCAAATGCTTTGTATTTGAAAAGATCACCTGCTTCTATTCAATTTCTACTTTGTTGGTTTTTTATGGATGATATTAGTAAAAGAAAATGGAGAACAATGGTGCTCATACAAATAAAATTTATGCGAAGTGATTTCATATCTAACAATTCAAGTAACAAGCCTATGCATAGGCTAAAAATGATCCTAAACTACTAATCCTACTAACTAACCAACAATACTTATAATTTAGGaacaataaaaaataaattaaaacaactttaaataattattttaacatACTTCTTATCCCTTGCTATTAACAAATTAATATACATCTAATTAGTCAGACAGATTGTTTCCTCTATAAAGTTTCGCCGTCAGTTCAACATATGCTTTTAAATTAGTCTGAGTCCTCTGAGATCTCTTGTAATGATCACTATAAATTATAAAATCCTGTTGAATCATACTTAGGAGCCTTGTCGATAATTATTCATAAAAAGTGCTGAGAGAAGATTGCAACTGCTAAGTTCAGATGCTTCCCAACTATTCTAAGGTCTGAAGTAATTTCTTATATCCTTTTAAGAAAACTTCAAAAGCAATATTAGCTTATATATCTTACAGTTAATAAATATCTGGTAATGGTTCCTTGTTGCTGATCATTTGTAATCGCTCAAGTTTTGGGGGATAATAATACTTTTTATCAAAACTACGTAAAGAGCAAAAATCATCAACAAAGGTTCTAAATTATTAGGTTAATAAATATATGGCTTATTAACCTTTTGGCCCCCAAAGTATATGTGTTTGTACCCATAAACCCCTGAACTCTGCAAGCGTACCCTTTGACCCCCGAGGTATGTATTTTCATATCCTTTAGCCCTTTTTACCGTGATAGTAAAAAATCGGAGGGGCAAAAAAGACTTTTGACCTCTGAGTTGTACAGTTATAATGGTTAAAAGGTATATTTCTCGTACCTTAAGGGTTAAAAGGTACATTTCTCATACCTTAAGGGTTAAAATGTACAACTCAGAGGAAGAGCATCAGAAATTTCTGAAGCTTTAAAGTTGTATGGTCGTGCTTGGCGACATATAGAAGGTGAGCTTCTTATGACGTTAAGAGAAATTATCACACTCTTGTCTGGTTTATGTAATCTTCTAATTTTTTTGTGTTAGTGTAGACTCTAGTATCGTAATTATTATAATTCAATTTTGTAACTCCTAATTTTATTTACGCACACAGAACATATATGCACAAAGACAGCAGTTCAGATTCGAAGCCATGCTCAGAAGTTTTTCTCTAAGGTAATTTCTGGTGTGATCAATTTCTATCTTTGCATGTTTACCTTTGTTGCTAATTATCTTCAAATGACAGTAAGTTGTTTATAATGTTGTTACATAACTCTTTCCCTATTTACTCTTTAGGTTGCAAGAGATCCCAATTCTGTGAGTGCTAGTTCCCACATTTCAATTGAAATTCCTCCACCTCGACCTAAGAAGAAACCACTTCATCCATATCCTCGTAAAGTGGCTGATTTGCTTTTGAACCGAGCAGTTGTTCTGGATCAGGTAGACAGATCTTTGTCCACGGATGTATCTCTTAATGACTTGGAGAACCTATCTCCAATTTCGATCCTGCCTACAATTGGTTCAGAGCCGCTTAGTCCTGCAGTTTCAGAACTGAATATCCATTGCCCGTCACCACTTTTATGCACTTCCAACCCATCTTCCACCACTACTTATACAGTGGAAAAAGACCACGAGTGCATGACATCCAATTCACGTGCAACAGGAAAAATGATACCATCATCCATCGAAAAGATTCCTGGATGTATGCCAGACAATTTATCAGCTTCCTCGAGCATCAAGCTATTCGGAAAGATGGTTCTGATAACAGATTCGAGAAAGCCATCTACATTAACAGAAGAGTGTAATGACTTCTTCTCAAATAGATCCCATGAAGAAAAGTTTGTTGATCAAACCAACAAGCTACTTGAAATTGAACCAGGAAATTTGGAATCTCAGGTTTCCTATGAGATGCTCTACAGTAGTACACGGACTTCTGAAAATTAATTGCCCTTATTTTGACGGTAATATGCAAAAGGCTCATACACAGACTTCAGAAGTTGGTTGATTGTATTGTTCAGAGGTTCAATCAGGCCCATTTGAGAGTTGTACCTTTTAACCATTAAGGTATGAGAAATGTACCTTTTGACCCTTAAGGTATGAGAAATGAACCTTTTAACCCTTATAACGGTACAACTTGTGTCAAATGTCTTTTTTGCCCCTCCAATTTTTTACTGTCACGGTAAAAAGGGCTAAAAGGTATGAAAATACATACCTCGGGGGTCAAAGGGTACGCACGCAGAGTTCAGGGGTTTATGGGTACAAACACATATAGTTTAGGGGCCAAAAGGTTAATAAGCCTAAATATATTGATGTCAATTGCTGCTATCATTTATCTTTTCAGGAATAAATTAGTTCAATACCAGTATATCTCACTACTAGTTTGTACTTAACAAAGTTTGACCCATTATAAAGAAGAGGCAAGCAGACTTCGGGTGACTTTAGCCCTGTATAATTCGTACCAGAATTAATAACTTGACATTTAAAAAAAAAGATGCTTGGTGGGTATACCATTCTCTTGTTAATGCTAATATGGAGCTTCTGCTGCAGTCACTTGGTAATGCAAAGTCTGAGGTTAACTCTTGGACTGAATGACATATTGAATTGTAACTTTAGTTAGTTCAGTTACCTCACTAAAATAAATTGCTTGGCTGCctaattaaaaaaaattggacCTCAACAGACCAGCATCACCGATCATAATGAAATTTCTTCAATTTCCTAGCCTAATAATTGAATAAATTTTATGTGCTACATTTAATCCATCTTTACCTAGCCAGGCACAAGATAGCAATTTAATTCCAAATATTTTTAATGCCAAAGATAGCCAGGAATGTTTATTTGCCCCCAAATTAAGTCCTACAATGCTTGAATTAACCTATTGAACTAAAAACCTTGTTTCTTTAGAAGAAAAGAATAATTGTTTGATCAAGGGTACATCATCTCGATTAGGGGAGATTTCTCATACTTGTTCTTTAGCTCATCTCCAAAGCCATATGACGTGGTACAATCCTACCAGGGTAGACTTCATAGGGCCTACGAGTTAAGGAGATGTGTCCCACGTTTTTCAATACAAACGTTTAGCACCTTTGGTTCTTGTCAAAGAAATTATGTGGACTATTAATGAAGCTTGGGAAATGAGATGCAACAAATATGACACACTACATTCCATTCTAATTTAGCTAGATGCTTGCTACAAATATGTACTAATGTAGCCTCAGTGGCATCAATGGTCGTAGAACAATATGCTTACATTAAAATAAGAATTATAATTATTAATGATACTTACCAGATGTAGCAGCAGTAGCTAATTTGCCCCTTTTGTCACCAACTTGGTTGTCCCTGGCGTTTCTTACAGGGGTTGATACAAGCTTGCGAGTTACCTCTTTAGCTGGCTGAGAAGATGAAGCAGAATCAACCCCTCCTTCGCGTTTCTGCCGCGCCGCCTCAGCCATCAATTGCCACTTTGAAAACCTGTCATCTCCTCCTACTGCAGCTCGAGCAGCAACATTTGCAGCTGTTGTTCGCATCTTGTCATCGTCCTCTTTGTTAAccttcacatgcaagtatcagTCAATAATGAATTTGACTTGTTTCCACTTGATGACATATGCTTAATCAATAAGCAAAAATACCTTAGCTGGTCTTGCACGAGTGTCATCCTTCTCCTTATCTCCTTCAGTTCCAGTACTACCTTCTGGCTGCAGTGGACAACTACAAAGTTATAGCTCTCCACAAAATACATCTGAAATTTCGTAACTACAATACAATACAATATTTAAGTGAAAGACAATAAACTTACATCATTTACACCTTGATTCTTTTCTGAGTTACCCTGTGTCTTATCCCATTCTTCCCTGGCTTTCAAGTTCATTTCTATGATTTGTTGGCGTACGTCTGAGGTGACGATAGTTCGATGTCTTGCCTTCTCAATACCAACCCGCTACAAATATTAAATGTGGAAGGAATTACAATAATTGATTATTTGACTAATTTGTTATTTTGTTCAGAATAATCAATGAGATACAACAATTACCTGTTTTGAGAGTCTCACCAAATTACTTATCAGCGCACGCAAACGTTCCTCTGCACTCTAAAAAGTGAAAACTCATACCATAAGAAAAGTTCACAAATATTGTAACTAAACTAAGGTCATAGACGCTGTACCAATGACAGGCATCGTTCCACGTCATTGCTTATACTCTTCAGCCCCCattttttcactgcaacaccaaaaACAAAAACCCCAAATGTCAAGTTAAAAGCTGTCAAAAGCTCTTGCAAGATCTACGTACTTATACATCCAAATTTTTGAGATATAGGACGAACAGATTCTTACTAATTTCTGCCATTTTTTTCTGAAGCGGAACTTTCTGCAAAAACAacctttcttcttcttcttgcactACTCTGCGTGATGCTTCTGAGACTCTACTGTCTTCCTTGGGCCCCGAAAATAGTTGTTCCTCTTCTTCCTGTCATAATGAATTAACAAGACATCAGAATTATACTTGCCTCAAATTATCTCGCAAGTAGATTATTAGTATTGCAAAATATATACCCGCAGATTAACTCCACTGACAGCAGTAACATCATTGAGTTGCTCAATGCTTTGATCAGAATGAAAAACCTTTTGCTTTTTCCTGTTTAAAACACAAAATATTACTATTTAGAAGGAAAACAAAAGGCTAAGGCATCTTTAAAGCTGTAGAGCCTAGAATATTCTTTACGTTGGCTGCTGTTCAGAGGCAGCCGAGTCTAAAGGTTTTTTCACACCAATAATGGCCTTCTTCATAGGTGGTTTAGCGATACTTCCAGGCCCAACTGAGGGGGTAGTAGATGACAACCGGGCACCTAACTATAATAAAGAAAGGATAAAGATTAGAAATGTATCACTGTAAATATAATAGGAAAGGGTAAAGGTTATGCCAATAAGTGATAGACTAAGTACAACTCTACAAATATGGCTTTCCAAGTTATCTTTAATTAAGAAGGAAAGATCTAAACATAAATATGTACTGATAAGTTATCAAGGAGAAAAGATCGACATGTTATTGCCGTAGGAGGATTAAAATAAACATAATTAGATCAATATTCAGATAATAGAAGCTCGTGCTATATcctaataaaataaaaaatttaaaaaggaGTTCCTTTTCTTGTCTTGTTTTTTTAATAGGTTGAAGCCAAATAACTCATTCAACTTTCACTTTCAGTTTGAACATTCAATGTTTTAGCTTTTAATCACTCCAACGCCTGTACGCCACTAACTTTTCAAACCAATAGATATGGGGCCAATGTACAAAAAGAAGAACTTGGGTTAAATGAAGCTGATGTGGAATGAACCTGAATTACCAATATCCACATCGCAGACAAACAAATATCGAAGACCCAACCTATCTTCTCATTTATGAAGAAAAAGAGACCAAAATAAACTTAAGAATGTTTATTCTCTGATCTTCGTCTCCATTCTCTGAATTGAGAGCTTAATGGAACCATCCAGGTTCAAAGGTTATTTCATGAGATACGATGAAAGCTTTTAAAAGAGAGACAAAACAGTGAAAACAAGAAAAGCATTTACATTCTAGATATGGAGTGTTTAGCGATTGATCGGTGGCATATATTGGAAGAGAGACAAAAGATGACACGGGTTTAAATCTGAGAGCTGCCACTGATGAGAGCAAGGACAACAGTGTGAAAGGGAAAAATGAAGTAGAACAGCGAGAAAGAGAAAGCCACTCCATTATTAACTATTGAGAGGAACAAACAGACGAGGAAGAATTTCACCTGTGTAAAATTTAGTAGATACACCAAAACATTATTCAAAAGTTTTTATAAATGTTTGAACTCTTACGTGTACATATGTGCACAAGTCAGAAAAACAGAGTTATGCAATATCTTGAACTATCTAGTAACTCACTACCTAAGTAGATGCTAAAACACACTCTACATATCAAGTAACTTTGAAATTTATCTATTGCATAAATAATTTTAAGctttataataaaaattacagATTAATACAGTCTACTTTACTGTTTTGTACCTAATACAATACAAATACTTGTTTAATCTAAATGATAATTCAATTATAAACCATTAATTAATTGCTGTTTTAGATTTTAGAAATGTGGGTGTAAAGTACAGATTATGTGTTTTGAATTCAAATAGAAAACTTTTTCTAGCTGTAACTTAGTGACTGTCTTCCACTTCACATCCATACCTAAGAGCATGACGAATCAGCAATTTGCTAGTATTTTAATTAGTACTATCTCTTGTCCACAAAATTTAAAGTGACCAAAATGTCATTGATCAGTACTGTCTACTTGTGCAGAGTACACCTACATAAGCATTACCCTGGAGAAAggataatattttccatttaatTTCCCAATATGCAGTATTTCTAGCATTCGAAGATTGCTATGGAGATTCCTGTACTCCCTCCTCCCTCCTACTGGGTGGTGATCCAATTTACTAAGCTGGTTTATCACATTAGAATGGCCAAAAATCAACGTAGTCTTAGTTTCATCACGTTGTTCAGATTTAGTAAGATGCAATTCCAATTTAATTCAAATTCACATCATCCATGTCATTAAGTTTTTCCCCCATGTATAATCTCTATTCCCGTAAATAATAGGTGGGTTCTCTTCGGATTTTAGattcaaaaatatatttgattGTGTATTTGGCAGACCACAGAAATCATGACAGAGTAATTAAATCAGCAGTAGCATGTAAGAAAAGTACCGAGTTACTCGAGTCCATCTGGGTTGTGATAGATGATAGACCTGCGTTTGACTGCATGATAGCGGTCGATGTAGAGAATCCCGTCCTGGTTTGCTGCATCCCTATGGAATCATTACTCAATTTCCCAGAGGCATTTCCTTGTTCGAACTGTGCAGGAGAGAAAGAAGATACCCCCTGTGAAGAGGACAGCTGAGATTTCTGTTGCTCATTTGTCTGATCGATTGGCTCTTGTTTCACATAATGTCCTGTAATTGAAGCACTATTACCCAGCTCTTCTTTAACAGATGACTGATAATTAACTGAATTCTGTTGCATTTTTGAATGGTTTATTGAGTGAGAAAAATTTTCACCTTGCCCTCTCATGGGTTCAGTGTTCTGCTTCTCATACTTGGGCACCCCAATTGATTGTATTGTGCCAGCGCCTGGATGAATCGGGACTTGCCTGGCCTGAATATTTTGAGGCTGTTGTTTGAGGGATTGCATTGGGCCATGCATATTTCCTCCAGCATATTGACTATAATTACTGCCTGTAGTTCCATAAGAAGGAAAAGATGACGGAGAAAAGTGCATATGTTGTTGTTGCTGCTTATTAAGCCCCTGTATCGGAATGGGGCGCTCCCTTTCCTGCTTTATATCATGCAAAATATGGCCATTATTATCCATTGCCATGTTGCTTGAATCAGTCATTGCTCGAACTGCTGAAGAATGATTAGATGGGTTTACTGAAGAGTTGAGACCCTGTTGATTAAGTTGGGCGAACGAATGAGATTCAGAGAACTGTTTGCCACCAACAGCTGGCATTTTCATATGCTGTAGTTGAGCAGGAACCTGTGAGTGCGACGCAACTTGTGTTGGTGCAACCTGTGCCTGTGAGGTGCGAGGAGCCTGCAATCCAGCTCTATTTTAGCATACATCCATCTTAATGTCATTGTAGTCAAATTATAACGACTCCTCCAATAATAATACCTTGTCCTCTACACAGCAAACACTTTCAGGAAAAATAGATAAAGGTACTAGAATCCACACCAGCCtctcttaaaaattataataaatagataaggaattttaaatttatttcaaCTTAATGATCTGTGCCAATATTAAGGAACATAAGACAGTGAATTTGCAATAGATGGATCACAATTCTTGAATTTTCTTCTCGTTACCTGTTCCTGCAACTTTACAACTGCCAGCTTGAGCATGTGGTCCCCCACAAGACTTCTCATGTGCTTTACAAAGGCATCTTTAGATATTTCATTTTTCTGAAAGAGCAAGATTGAGATTGTCATGTTTAGCAATAAAAACAAATGCAAAGTGGCTGTAAAGAGATGGTTTGAGATTGTCATGTTTAGCAATAAAACAAATGCAAAGTGGCTGTAAAGAGATAGGGGTAATGGTGTTACTTTTAATCTATTATAGATAGTTCTGAGTTGCATGGCTTTGTCTTTATCAAGTAGTGGTTCTATAACGGGAAATAACATCGCAAATGGTACTTGTTTTCCATTTTTCGAAGCAGTATTAGCCTGACTTGATGCTGCAGCTTGTTGACTATTCATCTTCTGTGACCGAAGGTACTGAGATAGGCTACTTGGATCCTGTGCTCTATTTGGTTCTTGACCAACAGCAGTACTTCTTTCTGAGTTCTGGATACTTATTGATTGTGATACATGTGGATTCGTCTGCTCAGTCTGCTGTTGCGGAAAACTGTCTTGAGACTGTTTCTGTTGAACGGGAATGGAACTCAATTCCTTTGAGGAGTCGAGCTGTTGTAGCTGGTTTTCTGAAGCAGAACCATGctgatttaattcttgtatagaaGGATGTTGCTCCTGTTTGGCAACATTCACAACTTGCTGACTTTGGCAACTGGCATTTTCATTTTGGCTGGAAGTTTGCCACTGTGGAAACAATTGGCCTGAGTTATGGTTGCTTCCTTGAGATAAAGCTGCTATAAAATCCAGTTTCATACACCATCAGAAGTCAGGAGTTTAATCGGTACATAACAAAATTAGTAGTTTACTTAAGATATCTTTGCTCGAGATATCTTTGGTGCAAAAGTTTAATATTAACACTAGTTCAATTTAAAAAGAGAAAAGCTTACATAATGCAATTACTTTCCGAATAATCAGACATTACGTTCAAATACACTCATCAATGATCAAAAACCACTACACGCGTGTGTGCGCACactcacacacacatatatatataaatcagTTACCTACATTTCTAACATCTAATCCCTACATAAAAATATTAACTTGACCTGCAACTTTACACTGCCTAAGTTCACCCTCATAAATTGGCAAAAAAGCATAATTTCCAATTAAAACGAAGAACAGGGTACCCATTTTAGTACGAATCTAAGCAACCAATTTTAAATAACTCCCTTAACCCACATTTCCTCCATCTACAATCAACAACAATACAAAAGAACTTCATAAATAATATACACGGCAGAAGTCAATCAGCTCATATAAAACACCCACTTTTCACTTTTGAACATTTAATTTCTACATAAAAATCTAAACTTGGAACTCCAACTCTAAGCCACTCAACTCCACACTAATAATTGGAAAAAATGGCATACTTTCCACCATATCAACAAAAAGGGTATTCATTATAGCACAAATCTTGAGTTCTTAACAACCTATTCGACAAAAAAGTTTGACATACATCTCGACAACCCACTAAATAACTTCATACATACAACACACACATCAAAACTCAATAAGTTCATATCAATCACCCTAAATTCTAGATAAAAATCTATACTTTAAGCTTTAACTCTAAAAGCCACTCAATCACAAACTCATCAATCTAGCCAAATGCATACTTTCcatcaaaatcaacaaaaggGTATTCAATTCAGCACAAATCTTGAAAACCAATTTGCACAAATAGCTCAAAAAATCTAAACTTTGACATCCAACTCTAAAAGCCACTCAATCCCAACCTCATCAATCAAACCTAACCGCATACTTTCCATAAAAATTGACAAAAGGGTATTCAATTCAGCACAAATCTTGAAAACCAATATGCACAAATAGTTTAAAAAATTTAAACGTTGACCTCGAACTCTAAAAGCCACTAACCCCAACCTCATCAATCTCGCAAACCTGCATACTCTCCATCAAAACCAACAAAAGGGTATCCAATTCATCACAAATCTTGAAACCCCATTTACCCAAACCACTCAAAACCAATCAAAAAACAcctcaaaaaaattcaaattaaacTCACCAGTCTCAGACTCAGAAGGGTGAGAAACAACAGAAGTATCCCCTTCAATATCTCTATTCAAAGCAGCTGTAAATGCCTCTACATCAGCACCAGAATGCATAGTTTCATCCTGCAATTTCATCAAACCATTAACAAAATCaaaaatatacatacatatatatatataaacatgtatGTAACAAAAAAAGACCTCATCTTCTTCAAGGAGCTTCATAATAGAAGGGTCCATTTGAATTGCTGTATGATCTTCAAAAAGCTTAGTTTGTGTATATAGGTTCGTAGAGGCTTCAAATTGGAGCTTTCGACGTTTGCT
It contains:
- the LOC141721816 gene encoding transcription initiation factor TFIID subunit 4b-like isoform X2; this translates as MDPSIMKLLEEDEDETMHSGADVEAFTAALNRDIEGDTSVVSHPSESETALSQGSNHNSGQLFPQWQTSSQNENASCQSQQVVNVAKQEQHPSIQELNQHGSASENQLQQLDSSKELSSIPVQQKQSQDSFPQQQTEQTNPHVSQSISIQNSERSTAVGQEPNRAQDPSSLSQYLRSQKMNSQQAAASSQANTASKNGKQVPFAMLFPVIEPLLDKDKAMQLRTIYNRLKKNEISKDAFVKHMRSLVGDHMLKLAVVKLQEQAPRTSQAQVAPTQVASHSQVPAQLQHMKMPAVGGKQFSESHSFAQLNQQGLNSSVNPSNHSSAVRAMTDSSNMAMDNNGHILHDIKQERERPIPIQGLNKQQQQHMHFSPSSFPSYGTTGSNYSQYAGGNMHGPMQSLKQQPQNIQARQVPIHPGAGTIQSIGVPKYEKQNTEPMRGQGHYVKQEPIDQTNEQQKSQLSSSQGVSSFSPAQFEQGNASGKLSNDSIGMQQTRTGFSTSTAIMQSNAGLSSITTQMDSSNSLGARLSSTTPSVGPGSIAKPPMKKAIIGVKKPLDSAASEQQPTKKQKVFHSDQSIEQLNDVTAVSGVNLREEEEQLFSGPKEDSRVSEASRRVVQEEEERLFLQKVPLQKKMAEIMKKWGLKSISNDVERCLSLSAEERLRALISNLVRLSKQRVGIEKARHRTIVTSDVRQQIIEMNLKAREEWDKTQGNSEKNQGVNDPEGSTGTEGDKEKDDTRARPAKVNKEDDDKMRTTAANVAARAAVGGDDRFSKWQLMAEAARQKREGGVDSASSSQPAKEVTRKLVSTPVRNARDNQVGDKRGKLATAATSGATGKTGKNQAMSQTGVLRKISVKDVIAALEREPQTSKSSLIYRLYEKVHKDV
- the LOC141721816 gene encoding transcription initiation factor TFIID subunit 4b-like isoform X3, coding for MDPSIMKLLEEDEDETMHSGADVEAFTAALNRDIEGDTSVVSHPSESETAALSQGSNHNSGQLFPQWQTSSQNENASCQSQQVVNVAKQEQHPSIQELNQHGSASENQLQQLDSSKELSSIPVQQKQSQDSFPQQQTEQTNPHVSQSISIQNSERSTAVGQEPNRAQDPSSLSQYLRSQKMNSQQAAASSQANTASKNGKQVPFAMLFPVIEPLLDKDKAMQLRTIYNRLKKNEISKDAFVKHMRSLVGDHMLKLAVVKLQEQAPRTSQAQVAPTQVASHSQGLNSSVNPSNHSSAVRAMTDSSNMAMDNNGHILHDIKQERERPIPIQGLNKQQQQHMHFSPSSFPSYGTTGSNYSQYAGGNMHGPMQSLKQQPQNIQARQVPIHPGAGTIQSIGVPKYEKQNTEPMRGQGHYVKQEPIDQTNEQQKSQLSSSQGVSSFSPAQFEQGNASGKLSNDSIGMQQTRTGFSTSTAIMQSNAGLSSITTQMDSSNSLGARLSSTTPSVGPGSIAKPPMKKAIIGVKKPLDSAASEQQPTKKQKVFHSDQSIEQLNDVTAVSGVNLREEEEQLFSGPKEDSRVSEASRRVVQEEEERLFLQKVPLQKKMAEIMKKWGLKSISNDVERCLSLSAEERLRALISNLVRLSKQRVGIEKARHRTIVTSDVRQQIIEMNLKAREEWDKTQGNSEKNQGVNDPEGSTGTEGDKEKDDTRARPAKVNKEDDDKMRTTAANVAARAAVGGDDRFSKWQLMAEAARQKREGGVDSASSSQPAKEVTRKLVSTPVRNARDNQVGDKRGKLATAATSGATGKTGKNQAMSQTGVLRKISVKDVIAALEREPQTSKSSLIYRLYEKVHKDV
- the LOC141721816 gene encoding transcription initiation factor TFIID subunit 4b-like isoform X1 — translated: MDPSIMKLLEEDEDETMHSGADVEAFTAALNRDIEGDTSVVSHPSESETAALSQGSNHNSGQLFPQWQTSSQNENASCQSQQVVNVAKQEQHPSIQELNQHGSASENQLQQLDSSKELSSIPVQQKQSQDSFPQQQTEQTNPHVSQSISIQNSERSTAVGQEPNRAQDPSSLSQYLRSQKMNSQQAAASSQANTASKNGKQVPFAMLFPVIEPLLDKDKAMQLRTIYNRLKKNEISKDAFVKHMRSLVGDHMLKLAVVKLQEQAPRTSQAQVAPTQVASHSQVPAQLQHMKMPAVGGKQFSESHSFAQLNQQGLNSSVNPSNHSSAVRAMTDSSNMAMDNNGHILHDIKQERERPIPIQGLNKQQQQHMHFSPSSFPSYGTTGSNYSQYAGGNMHGPMQSLKQQPQNIQARQVPIHPGAGTIQSIGVPKYEKQNTEPMRGQGHYVKQEPIDQTNEQQKSQLSSSQGVSSFSPAQFEQGNASGKLSNDSIGMQQTRTGFSTSTAIMQSNAGLSSITTQMDSSNSLGARLSSTTPSVGPGSIAKPPMKKAIIGVKKPLDSAASEQQPTKKQKVFHSDQSIEQLNDVTAVSGVNLREEEEQLFSGPKEDSRVSEASRRVVQEEEERLFLQKVPLQKKMAEIMKKWGLKSISNDVERCLSLSAEERLRALISNLVRLSKQRVGIEKARHRTIVTSDVRQQIIEMNLKAREEWDKTQGNSEKNQGVNDPEGSTGTEGDKEKDDTRARPAKVNKEDDDKMRTTAANVAARAAVGGDDRFSKWQLMAEAARQKREGGVDSASSSQPAKEVTRKLVSTPVRNARDNQVGDKRGKLATAATSGATGKTGKNQAMSQTGVLRKISVKDVIAALEREPQTSKSSLIYRLYEKVHKDV